In Fibrobacter sp. UWH6, the following are encoded in one genomic region:
- the trmFO gene encoding methylenetetrahydrofolate--tRNA-(uracil(54)-C(5))-methyltransferase (FADH(2)-oxidizing) TrmFO produces MTQKVRVIGGGLAGCEAALQLASRGFDVHLYEMRPVKPTPAHRDGHLAQLVCSNSFKALGVTSAHGLLKQELRMLGSFLMECAAEAAVPAGDSLTVNRDIFSELVEARIAACPNITMHREEVTSLEGDCPTLVAAGPLASDTLADDIFKRLGSDRLHFYDAIAPVVETDSIDFDHAFYMNRWEKGETADFINCPLDRETYEKFVAALVDAESVEPRPYEKHELFEGCLPVEELARRGYETLRHGPMRPIGLGLGNNGKLWYAVIQLRAENKQKTLYNMVGFQTRLKWGTQKEIFTMVPALKNANFARLGCMHRNTFIDSPKFLDKTLRLRPELECAKDIPPTWFAGQITGSEGYTEAVATGLYAAWNMAQTLLHGAADPLPDESCIGALMNRLVEENEDFQPMNFNFGLLPHHEGLKKKNKKEILGAAAERAVRQWIADRTIGNARFINPQADEECEG; encoded by the coding sequence ATGACTCAGAAAGTTCGTGTGATTGGTGGCGGTCTCGCCGGTTGTGAAGCCGCATTGCAGTTGGCAAGCCGCGGTTTTGACGTTCACCTTTATGAAATGCGCCCGGTAAAGCCTACCCCCGCCCATCGTGACGGCCACTTGGCCCAGCTGGTCTGCTCCAACAGCTTTAAGGCCCTCGGTGTCACAAGTGCCCACGGACTTCTGAAACAGGAACTGAGAATGCTGGGCAGTTTTCTCATGGAATGCGCCGCCGAAGCAGCCGTTCCCGCAGGCGATTCCTTGACCGTAAATCGCGACATCTTTAGCGAACTGGTAGAAGCACGCATCGCGGCCTGCCCAAACATTACCATGCACCGCGAAGAAGTGACGTCGCTTGAAGGCGACTGCCCTACCCTAGTGGCCGCAGGCCCCCTAGCCAGCGATACTCTAGCCGACGATATTTTCAAGCGTCTAGGCAGCGACCGTCTGCACTTTTACGACGCCATCGCTCCCGTGGTAGAAACCGACTCCATCGACTTTGACCACGCCTTCTATATGAACCGCTGGGAAAAGGGCGAAACCGCAGACTTCATCAACTGCCCCCTAGATCGCGAAACCTACGAGAAATTCGTGGCCGCCCTTGTGGACGCAGAATCTGTGGAACCCCGCCCCTACGAAAAGCACGAACTGTTCGAAGGCTGCCTGCCTGTAGAAGAACTGGCCCGCCGCGGTTACGAAACTTTGCGCCACGGTCCCATGCGCCCCATCGGTCTGGGCCTTGGCAACAACGGCAAACTTTGGTACGCTGTAATCCAGCTCCGCGCCGAAAACAAGCAGAAGACTTTGTACAACATGGTAGGCTTCCAGACTCGCCTCAAGTGGGGCACCCAGAAGGAAATCTTCACCATGGTGCCGGCCCTGAAGAACGCCAACTTTGCACGCCTGGGCTGCATGCACCGCAACACCTTCATCGATTCACCCAAGTTCCTGGACAAGACTTTGCGCCTGCGCCCGGAACTGGAATGCGCCAAGGATATTCCGCCTACTTGGTTTGCCGGCCAGATTACAGGTTCCGAAGGTTACACCGAAGCAGTTGCCACCGGTTTGTACGCCGCATGGAACATGGCACAGACGCTGTTGCACGGCGCCGCCGACCCGCTGCCGGATGAAAGTTGCATCGGTGCCCTGATGAACCGCCTGGTAGAAGAAAACGAAGATTTCCAGCCCATGAATTTCAACTTCGGCCTCCTCCCCCATCACGAAGGCCTGAAGAAAAAGAACAAGAAGGAAATTCTTGGAGCCGCTGCAGAACGCGCTGTGCGCCAGTGGATCGCAGACCGCACCATCGGCAACGCAAGGTTTATTAACCCGCAAGCCGACGAGGAATGCGAAGGTTAA
- a CDS encoding IMP cyclohydrolase — translation MSEELNLKFVDPVPMRYGENSHQSAVFYRDPTCTEASLATAKQHWGKELSYNNIVDADAALEMAREFAGSNAVVIVKHMNPCGLATGENLREAMEAAWAGDPVSAFGSVIAVTSKVDLNTAEFLKGKFVEILLAPAFDDDALEFLKNKSKDIRLLEVGEIKKATTCKVYKHVIGGMLVQDRDVDVYEKFETVTKAQFPKNKEDLARFTWIVTKHTKSNAIVMGYEYKPGYFQIMGLGPGQPNRIDSNLRLCQPRVRDNVARMEEAKEFFDAEGKLINEAGLKALEAKVFSEVVMGSDAFFPFPDNVEAAHDAGVRYIVQPGGSKKDDLSIEMCDKFGMAMVFTGMRHFRH, via the coding sequence ATGTCTGAAGAACTGAATCTCAAATTCGTTGACCCGGTACCCATGCGCTATGGTGAAAACTCTCACCAGTCCGCCGTGTTCTACCGCGACCCCACTTGCACCGAAGCTAGCCTGGCTACCGCTAAGCAGCACTGGGGCAAGGAACTGTCCTACAACAACATTGTTGACGCAGACGCAGCCCTGGAAATGGCTCGCGAATTTGCAGGTTCCAATGCAGTCGTGATCGTTAAGCACATGAACCCCTGTGGCCTGGCTACCGGCGAAAACCTCCGCGAAGCTATGGAAGCTGCATGGGCAGGTGATCCGGTGTCCGCTTTCGGTTCCGTGATCGCTGTTACCTCCAAGGTTGACCTGAACACTGCCGAATTCCTCAAGGGCAAGTTCGTGGAAATCCTCCTCGCTCCGGCATTCGACGACGACGCTCTCGAATTCCTGAAGAACAAGTCCAAGGACATCCGCCTCCTGGAAGTTGGCGAAATCAAGAAGGCCACCACTTGCAAGGTTTACAAGCATGTGATCGGCGGTATGCTGGTTCAGGATCGCGACGTTGACGTTTACGAAAAGTTCGAAACCGTTACCAAGGCTCAGTTCCCGAAGAACAAGGAAGACCTGGCCCGCTTCACCTGGATCGTTACCAAGCACACCAAGTCTAACGCCATTGTCATGGGTTACGAATACAAGCCCGGTTACTTCCAGATCATGGGTCTTGGCCCCGGTCAGCCCAACCGCATCGACTCCAACCTCCGCCTCTGCCAGCCCCGCGTTCGCGACAACGTGGCCCGCATGGAAGAAGCCAAGGAATTCTTCGACGCCGAAGGCAAGCTGATCAACGAAGCTGGTCTCAAGGCTCTGGAAGCCAAGGTGTTCAGCGAAGTCGTTATGGGCTCCGACGCCTTCTTCCCGTTCCCGGATAACGTTGAAGCCGCTCACGACGCTGGCGTTCGCTACATCGTGCAGCCGGGTGGTTCCAAGAAGGACGACCTGTCTATCGAAATGTGCGACAAGTTCGGCATGGCCATGGTCTTCACCGGCATGCGTCACTTCCGCCACTAA